The following proteins come from a genomic window of Pelmatolapia mariae isolate MD_Pm_ZW linkage group LG17, Pm_UMD_F_2, whole genome shotgun sequence:
- the igfbp1a gene encoding insulin-like growth factor-binding protein 1a, producing MLAVAGLYVGHVVTTALCSVLLTGTLGSPVVGPEPIRCAPCTPEKLSQCPAVAPGCAEVLREPGCGCCLACALKAGELCGIYTAPCGSGLRCVPRPGDPRPLHSLTRGQAVCTESPEPEPTPEPQTQDQEEPEPLEMDNAAIISDPGYSHYLPGHGRPYDPRAAADAQESMKAKLIAIRKKLIEQGPCHLELQTALEKIAKSQQKLGDKLTRFYLPNCDKNGLYKPKQCESSLDEQRGRCWCVNSWNGKRILGSTELPADAECP from the exons ATGCTGGCCGTGGCTGGATTATACGTAGGACACGTCGTGACGACGGCTCTGTGCTCCGTGCTGCTCACAGGGACGCTGGGGTCCCCGGTGGTGGGACCAGAGCCGATTCGCTGCGCCCCGTGTACTCCGGAGAAGCTGAGCCAGTGTCCAGCGGTGGCGCCCGGATGCGCCGAGGTGTTGCGGGAGCCCGGCTGTGGATGCTGCCTCGCCTGCGCTCTGAAAGCAGGGGAGCTGTGCGGGATCTACACGGCGCCGTGCGGCTCCGGGCTGAGGTGCGTGCCGAGACCCGGCGACCCCCGGCCTCTGCACTCCCTCACCCGCGGACAAGCCGTGTGCACGGAGAGCCCTGAGCCCGAGCCCACCCCCGAGCCCCAGACACAAG ATCAGGAAGAGCCAGAGCCGTTGGAGATGGACAACGCAGCCATCATCTCGGACCCCGGCTACAGCCACTATCTCCCCGGTCACGGCAGGCCGTACGACCCGCGGGCTGCCGCCGACGCTCAGGAGAGCATGAAAGCCAAACTCATCGCCATCCGCAAGAAGCTGATAGAGCAG GGGCCCTGTCACCTAGAGCTGCAGACGGCTTTGGAAAAGATTGCCAAATCCCAGCAGAAGTTAGGGGACAAGTTAACCAGATTCTACCTCCCCAACTGTGACAAAAACGGGCTTTACAAACCCAAGCAG TGTGAATCCTCGCTGGACGAACAGAGGGGTCGGTGCTGGTGTGTGAATTCCTGGAATGGCAAGAGGATTTTAGGTTCGACAGAACTGCCTGCAGATGCCGAATGCCCTTAA